DNA sequence from the Butyricimonas faecalis genome:
TTGAAACATAAGATCATGCAACTCGATCAAATCATGTTTACTTCCCAAAATTTCCATTTCATCCTTACCGAAGGCTTGCATCCCGGACGTATATGCATTATTCCCGGATTCGTCTCTATATACCCCGAAATATATCAAGTTTATCACAGGTAAAAAATTATCATCTTTTTTCATCTCATCTGCGATTTCAATATAAAGATCCGGTTGAAACACGGTCCCGGAAACATAGACTCCGATAGCATTAGGCTGCTTCAAGCAAGTCGCCACGACTTTCACAAATAACTTTCCAGCCTCTACCGGGGACAAATTATAAGCAAGAACGGCCACTAACAAATGAGCTTTGTGAGTTTTTGTCACTTCAACCGCTTCCGGCCACAGATAATTTGCTTCCGCAAAATATTCAGCTTCATTATTCGGAATTCTGTCCGGTACCAAGGTGATGGCAACCACCGTTTCTCCATAATAAAACACCCTGGTCGATCCAACTGTCTTCATCTCCTCATCAAACCCATCCTTCAGGTTTCGATCAGACATGATACCCCACTCTGCCTGCAAATTCGCCAAAACACCATTCATATCAAACTCTACCGAATCCAACAACACTGAACCACAAAATGTCCCGGCTTTATCTTCTCCTCCCTCAGAATCATCGTCATCCTCCCCCACTCCCGTTACCGCAGAAAAGGGCAATCCTTTGGACATATCATCAATCAGCGAAATGAGTTCGTCATCCCCCGGAACTAA
Encoded proteins:
- a CDS encoding DUF4261 domain-containing protein yields the protein MEYSSMEELMTQIRDWAEEEDYNAIIKVLPELKTSERYYCEAVLCIADSYINQGFYRNAEEWLHKIEDRGKLTGGWNYRLSVALMHQMRLDEALTYAENAVKVEANYPWGWLVYSKTLYGCQRTEEALLAAKKGLSLVPGDDELISLIDDMSKGLPFSAVTGVGEDDDDSEGGEDKAGTFCGSVLLDSVEFDMNGVLANLQAEWGIMSDRNLKDGFDEEMKTVGSTRVFYYGETVVAITLVPDRIPNNEAEYFAEANYLWPEAVEVTKTHKAHLLVAVLAYNLSPVEAGKLFVKVVATCLKQPNAIGVYVSGTVFQPDLYIEIADEMKKDDNFLPVINLIYFGVYRDESGNNAYTSGMQAFGKDEMEILGSKHDLIELHDLMFQIAYFLIDRDIVLHDGATLGNTEEQKLPIVRSEGVSVEGMSFKIAY